One Nocardioides aromaticivorans genomic window carries:
- a CDS encoding group II truncated hemoglobin, producing MTGSPDPTTPSILAWAGGLPALRRLTTVFYARVPHDPVLAPVFAGMDADHPEHVALWLAEVFGGPADYTAHRGGHPHMARQHLGRGITEQQRRRWVDLLLDAADEVGLPTDPEFRAVFVYYLEWGTRMALVYSGDDPPPIDAADVPIWQWGQTPPWQPDRRDESD from the coding sequence GTGACCGGGTCGCCCGACCCGACGACGCCGAGCATCCTCGCGTGGGCCGGCGGCCTGCCCGCGCTGCGCCGGCTGACCACCGTGTTCTACGCCCGGGTGCCGCACGATCCCGTGCTGGCGCCGGTGTTCGCGGGCATGGACGCCGACCACCCCGAGCACGTCGCCCTCTGGCTCGCCGAGGTCTTCGGCGGCCCTGCGGACTACACCGCGCACCGCGGCGGCCACCCGCACATGGCCCGACAGCACCTCGGCCGCGGGATCACCGAGCAGCAGCGGCGGCGGTGGGTCGACCTGCTGCTCGACGCCGCCGACGAGGTGGGGCTGCCGACGGACCCCGAGTTCCGCGCGGTGTTCGTCTACTACCTGGAATGGGGCACCCGGATGGCGCTGGTCTACTCCGGCGACGACCCGCCGCCGATCGACGCCGCCGACGTCCCGATCTGGCAGTGGGGACAGACGCCGCCGTGGCAGCCGGACCGGCGCGACGAGTCCGACTGA
- a CDS encoding cache domain-containing protein, with translation MGSMVIEGASGSASPAALACAREVEAYFQGVIEALDVVRSGLEDVCRRTPLLAADLVAAAHPLTRDLLAGLPLFGGGFVAAPGFLADHHLYLAWWQGEEQQLLAQSTVSGSGDPVDYSRVEWYRTPVETGRAHVTGPFVDYVCSDEYMLTTTVPVEVDGRIVGVVGADTLLDTFESLLLGAVREAGAAVVNQSFRVVLSADPRVPTGRLIAPEQRGALIPCGDLPLGVLVG, from the coding sequence ATGGGGTCGATGGTGATCGAGGGGGCGAGCGGGTCCGCGTCGCCGGCGGCGCTCGCCTGCGCGCGCGAGGTCGAGGCCTACTTCCAGGGCGTGATCGAGGCGCTCGACGTCGTCCGCAGCGGGCTCGAGGACGTCTGCCGTCGTACGCCGCTGCTCGCGGCCGACCTCGTCGCCGCGGCGCACCCACTCACCCGTGACCTGCTGGCCGGCCTCCCCCTCTTCGGTGGCGGCTTCGTCGCGGCGCCCGGCTTCCTCGCCGACCACCACCTCTACCTCGCCTGGTGGCAGGGCGAGGAGCAGCAGCTGCTCGCCCAGTCGACCGTCTCCGGCTCGGGCGACCCCGTCGACTACAGCCGGGTGGAGTGGTACCGCACGCCCGTCGAGACGGGTCGCGCCCACGTCACCGGCCCGTTCGTCGACTACGTCTGCAGCGACGAGTACATGCTCACCACGACCGTCCCGGTCGAGGTCGACGGGCGCATCGTCGGCGTCGTCGGTGCGGACACCCTCCTCGACACCTTCGAGTCGCTCCTGCTGGGAGCGGTCCGCGAGGCGGGCGCTGCCGTCGTCAACCAGTCCTTCCGGGTCGTGCTGTCCGCCGACCCGCGGGTGCCGACCGGGCGGCTGATCGCGCCGGAGCAGCGCGGCGCGCTCATCCCGTGCGGCGACCTGCCGCTGGGCGTGCTCGTCGGCTGA
- a CDS encoding FadR/GntR family transcriptional regulator has product MTSTSSPRHGTRTRGAIFAPLEDVGRAVRVEQRLADAIRSGVLRDGERLPSESELAAMLGVATVTAREALVSLRAQGLISTVRGRNGGSYVTRAKLHDPDAQAARLAAMSRVELHDRGTLHLVVLAGCAELAAEYADAADVDLLASLLPEAGDADPGHWRHADAELHLTLAALSQSARMTRQVVGLEADFGALLRQPLGDPEFQAFTRTCHEELFTALRAHDGDAARKAVRRQLDRAVDELAVLHASYR; this is encoded by the coding sequence ATGACCTCGACGTCCAGCCCGCGCCACGGCACCCGCACGCGCGGCGCGATCTTCGCGCCCCTCGAGGACGTCGGCCGCGCGGTGCGCGTCGAGCAGCGGCTGGCGGACGCGATCCGCTCCGGCGTGCTCCGCGACGGCGAGCGACTGCCGAGCGAGTCGGAGCTGGCCGCGATGCTCGGCGTCGCGACCGTGACCGCCCGCGAGGCGCTCGTCTCGCTGCGCGCCCAGGGCCTGATCAGCACCGTGCGCGGGCGCAACGGCGGCAGCTATGTCACGCGCGCCAAGCTCCACGACCCCGACGCCCAGGCGGCCCGGCTGGCCGCGATGTCCCGCGTGGAGCTGCACGACCGCGGCACCCTGCACCTGGTGGTCCTCGCCGGCTGCGCCGAGCTCGCCGCCGAGTACGCCGACGCCGCCGACGTCGACCTGCTCGCGTCCCTGCTCCCGGAGGCCGGCGACGCGGACCCCGGTCACTGGCGCCATGCCGACGCGGAGCTCCACCTGACCCTCGCCGCGCTGAGCCAGTCCGCCCGGATGACCCGTCAGGTCGTCGGCCTGGAGGCCGACTTCGGCGCCCTGCTCCGGCAGCCGCTGGGTGATCCGGAGTTCCAGGCCTTCACCCGCACCTGCCACGAGGAGCTCTTCACCGCGTTGCGCGCCCACGACGGCGACGCCGCCCGCAAGGCCGTACGACGCCAGCTGGACCGCGCGGTCGACGAGCTCGCCGTGCTGCACGCGAGCTACCGATGA
- a CDS encoding ABC transporter ATP-binding protein, producing MTQATTPPADLPAEATAGAEDAVPAIRLRGLVKHFGDVAAVDGVDLDIADGEFFSMLGPSGSGKTTVLRLIAGFESATAGTVELGGTDVTKAAPFERDVHTVFQDYALFPHMSVLDNVAYGLRVRGMGRSQRRERAQQALETVRLGHLGSRRPSQLSGGQRQRVALARAIVLQPRVLLLDEPLGALDLKLREQMQVELKQLQRELGITFVFVTHDQEEALTLSDRIAVFDAGRIQQLGTPQEIYEQPASAYVAGFVGTTNLLDAATSQRLLGVDAEHAVRPERLRLSPAAEMEKAGPGEVRLSAVVTETIYLGVGNRVHLRTDDGLELVALEQSTGSLDDSDHRGDHVTVRFARADAVALAAAP from the coding sequence GTGACCCAAGCCACCACACCTCCGGCCGACCTCCCGGCAGAGGCCACCGCAGGAGCCGAGGACGCGGTCCCGGCCATCCGGCTGCGCGGCCTCGTCAAGCACTTCGGTGACGTCGCCGCGGTCGACGGCGTCGACCTCGACATCGCCGACGGCGAGTTCTTCTCGATGCTCGGCCCGTCGGGCTCCGGCAAGACGACGGTCCTGCGCCTGATCGCCGGGTTCGAGTCGGCCACCGCCGGCACCGTGGAGCTCGGCGGCACCGACGTCACGAAGGCCGCTCCCTTCGAGCGCGACGTGCACACGGTCTTCCAGGACTACGCGCTCTTCCCGCACATGAGCGTCCTCGACAACGTCGCCTACGGCCTCCGGGTCCGGGGGATGGGTCGCAGCCAGCGCCGCGAGCGGGCCCAGCAGGCGCTCGAGACCGTGCGCCTGGGCCACCTCGGCTCCCGCCGGCCCAGCCAGCTCTCCGGCGGCCAGCGCCAGCGCGTCGCGCTCGCCCGGGCGATCGTCCTCCAGCCGCGCGTCCTCCTGCTCGACGAGCCGCTCGGCGCGCTCGACCTCAAGCTGCGCGAGCAGATGCAGGTCGAGCTCAAGCAGCTCCAGCGCGAGCTCGGCATCACCTTCGTGTTCGTCACCCACGACCAGGAGGAGGCGCTGACCCTCAGCGACCGGATCGCCGTCTTCGACGCGGGCCGGATCCAGCAGCTGGGCACGCCGCAGGAGATCTACGAGCAGCCGGCCTCGGCGTACGTCGCCGGCTTCGTCGGTACGACGAACCTCCTCGACGCGGCCACGTCCCAGCGGCTCCTCGGCGTCGACGCCGAGCACGCCGTGCGTCCCGAGCGCCTCCGGCTCTCGCCCGCCGCCGAGATGGAGAAGGCCGGGCCCGGCGAGGTCCGCCTCTCCGCGGTCGTCACGGAGACCATCTACCTCGGCGTCGGCAACCGGGTGCACCTGCGCACGGACGACGGCCTGGAGCTGGTCGCCCTCGAGCAGTCCACCGGCTCCCTCGACGACAGCGACCACCGCGGCGACCACGTCACGGTCCGCTTCGCACGGGCCGACGCCGTCGCCCTCGCCGCGGCCCCCTGA
- a CDS encoding extracellular solute-binding protein encodes MKSTFRRGRVAIACLTLVSVSALSACGSSDDDKKTDAVEKLGDFEGKVSILAWPGYVEDGTNDPNVDWVSAFEKKTGCEVTSKAYGTSDEALNLAKTGDYDVIAASGDLSLRLIASDEAQAINTDLVPNYENVYDFLKDTEWNSVDGKNYGVPHGYGANLLMFNKKNVSDTSSWGAVFEKDQLEKNKGKVTAYDSPIYIADAALYLMKTQPDLGITNPYALDEDQLAAAVDLLKVQRQYVGEYWSDYLKEIQAFETGDSVVGTTWQVIKNNIKNKDVDVTLPKEGATAWNDTWMLSSQAKSPNCAYAWMDYILSPEANAQATEYFGEAPNSPEACEKTTDPKHCETFHAGDQEYAKQLWFWRTPVKECLDGRTDVQCTDYAQWTQAWTEIKG; translated from the coding sequence ATGAAATCCACCTTCCGGCGCGGCCGCGTGGCCATCGCCTGCCTGACCCTGGTGTCGGTCTCGGCACTGTCCGCGTGTGGCAGCAGCGACGACGACAAGAAGACCGACGCGGTCGAGAAGCTCGGCGACTTCGAGGGCAAGGTCTCGATCCTCGCCTGGCCCGGCTACGTCGAGGACGGCACCAACGACCCGAACGTCGACTGGGTGTCCGCCTTCGAGAAGAAGACCGGCTGCGAGGTCACCAGCAAGGCCTACGGCACCTCCGACGAGGCGCTGAACCTCGCCAAGACCGGTGACTACGACGTGATCGCCGCCTCCGGCGACCTGTCGCTGCGCCTGATCGCCTCCGACGAGGCGCAGGCCATCAACACCGACCTCGTGCCCAACTACGAGAACGTCTACGACTTCCTCAAGGACACCGAGTGGAACTCGGTGGACGGCAAGAACTACGGCGTCCCGCACGGCTACGGCGCCAACCTGCTGATGTTCAACAAGAAGAACGTCTCGGACACCAGCTCGTGGGGCGCGGTCTTCGAGAAGGACCAGCTCGAGAAGAACAAGGGCAAGGTGACGGCGTACGACTCGCCGATCTACATCGCCGACGCCGCCCTCTACCTGATGAAGACCCAGCCCGACCTGGGCATCACCAACCCGTACGCCCTCGACGAGGACCAGCTCGCCGCGGCCGTCGACCTGCTCAAGGTCCAGCGCCAGTACGTCGGCGAGTACTGGTCGGACTACCTCAAGGAGATCCAGGCCTTCGAGACCGGCGACTCGGTGGTCGGCACCACCTGGCAGGTCATCAAGAACAACATCAAGAACAAGGACGTCGACGTCACGCTGCCGAAGGAGGGCGCGACCGCGTGGAACGACACCTGGATGCTGTCCTCCCAGGCGAAGAGCCCCAACTGCGCCTACGCGTGGATGGACTACATCCTCAGCCCGGAGGCCAACGCGCAGGCGACGGAGTACTTCGGCGAGGCGCCGAACAGCCCCGAGGCGTGCGAGAAGACCACCGACCCGAAGCACTGCGAGACCTTCCACGCCGGTGACCAGGAGTACGCCAAGCAGCTGTGGTTCTGGCGCACCCCGGTCAAGGAGTGCCTCGACGGACGCACCGACGTCCAGTGCACCGACTACGCCCAGTGGACGCAGGCCTGGACGGAGATCAAGGGCTAA
- a CDS encoding ABC transporter permease, giving the protein MSTSSITPDQAPAPALRGPAARPVSRFLHRWVWVRLSLLLSAPLAWMLLVYVVALAALLITSLWSVDSLSSEIDKTWTLDNFRTLWENEVYRKVTLRTVGVAAAVTVVDVAIALPIAFYMAKVATPRARRMLVVAVLTPLWASYLVKVFAWRVVLSEGGLAEWTGLGTPGYGLTAVVITQSYIWLPYVILPIFAALERVPDSLLEAAGDLGAPSGMVMRSVVLPLLVPGIVAGAIFSFSLTMGDYITVNIVGGASQMLGNLVFVNAGAANNLPLAAAIAMIPIVVMLVLLTAIRRTGALENL; this is encoded by the coding sequence ATGTCGACCTCGTCGATCACGCCCGACCAGGCGCCGGCCCCCGCCCTGCGGGGGCCGGCCGCCCGGCCGGTCTCCCGGTTCCTGCACCGCTGGGTGTGGGTGCGCCTGTCCCTCCTGCTGTCCGCGCCGCTCGCGTGGATGCTGCTCGTGTACGTCGTGGCGCTGGCCGCGCTGCTGATCACGTCGCTGTGGTCGGTGGACAGCCTGAGCAGCGAGATCGACAAGACCTGGACGCTCGACAACTTCCGCACCCTGTGGGAGAACGAGGTCTACCGGAAGGTCACGCTCCGCACCGTCGGCGTGGCCGCCGCGGTCACCGTGGTCGACGTGGCGATCGCCCTGCCGATCGCCTTCTACATGGCGAAGGTCGCCACCCCGCGAGCCCGGCGGATGCTCGTCGTCGCGGTGCTCACCCCCCTGTGGGCGAGCTATCTCGTGAAGGTGTTCGCCTGGCGGGTCGTCCTGTCCGAGGGCGGCCTGGCCGAGTGGACCGGCCTCGGAACCCCCGGCTACGGGCTGACCGCCGTCGTCATCACCCAGTCCTACATCTGGCTGCCGTACGTGATCCTGCCGATCTTCGCGGCGCTCGAGCGGGTCCCCGACTCGCTGCTCGAGGCGGCGGGCGACCTCGGCGCGCCGTCCGGCATGGTGATGCGCTCGGTCGTGCTGCCGCTGCTGGTGCCCGGCATCGTCGCCGGCGCGATCTTCAGCTTCTCGCTGACGATGGGCGACTACATCACCGTCAACATCGTGGGCGGTGCCAGCCAGATGCTCGGCAACCTCGTCTTCGTCAACGCCGGTGCGGCCAACAACCTGCCGCTCGCCGCGGCCATCGCGATGATCCCGATCGTGGTGATGCTCGTGCTGCTGACGGCCATCCGTCGTACCGGAGCACTGGAGAACCTATGA
- a CDS encoding ABC transporter permease yields the protein MTLSPLARRLLAALTFGVLALIYVPLLVVVANSLNPSQSMTWPLDGVTLEWWRRAARSDGAREALLTSLQVGAVATLIALVLGTLLALALQRYSFFGKNSVNLLVILPIALPGVVTGIALNNGFRTILGVDLSLWTIVIAHATFCIVTVFNNVQARLRRMGTSLEEASSDLGAGVFMTFWLVTLPQLRSALLAGGMLAFALSFDEIIVTTFTAGQGANTLPIWILNNMFRPNQAPVVNVVAVVLIVFSIVPVWLAQRLSSDVEAAR from the coding sequence ATGACCCTCAGCCCCCTGGCCCGCCGCCTGCTGGCGGCCCTCACGTTCGGCGTCCTCGCGCTGATCTACGTGCCGCTGCTGGTGGTCGTGGCCAACTCGCTCAACCCGAGCCAGTCGATGACCTGGCCGCTGGACGGCGTCACCCTCGAGTGGTGGCGCCGGGCGGCCCGGAGCGACGGCGCCCGTGAGGCGCTGCTGACCAGCCTGCAGGTCGGCGCCGTCGCGACGCTGATCGCCCTCGTCCTCGGCACGCTGCTGGCGCTGGCCCTGCAGCGGTACTCCTTCTTCGGCAAGAACTCCGTCAACCTGCTGGTGATCCTGCCGATCGCGCTGCCCGGCGTGGTCACGGGCATCGCGCTCAACAACGGCTTCCGGACCATCCTCGGGGTGGACCTGTCGCTGTGGACGATCGTGATCGCACACGCGACCTTCTGCATCGTCACCGTCTTCAACAACGTCCAGGCCCGCCTGCGGCGGATGGGCACCAGCCTCGAGGAGGCGTCGTCCGACCTCGGCGCGGGGGTCTTCATGACCTTCTGGCTGGTCACCCTGCCGCAGCTCCGCTCGGCCCTTCTCGCGGGTGGCATGCTGGCATTCGCGCTCAGCTTCGACGAGATCATCGTGACCACCTTCACGGCCGGCCAGGGTGCCAACACCCTGCCGATCTGGATCCTCAACAACATGTTCCGGCCCAACCAGGCGCCGGTGGTCAACGTGGTCGCGGTCGTGCTGATCGTGTTCTCGATCGTCCCGGTGTGGCTGGCCCAGCGCCTGTCCTCCGACGTCGAGGCCGCCCGCTGA
- a CDS encoding NAD-dependent succinate-semialdehyde dehydrogenase yields MTEIEYAVRNPATGELVETFPTATDAEVRAAVDAAAAAYTSWGRTSTVADRAALIRRVAELHRERSAELAAAMVEEMGKPLSDAEGEVDFSASIYEFYADNAERFLADEEIPLGEGEGTAVIRRMPVGVLLGIMPWNFPVYQIARFAGPNLATGNTIVLKHAPQCPRSAALQEQIFKDAGFPEGAYVNIYATNEQIADVIADPRVQGVSLTGSERAGAAVAEIAGRNLKKVVLELGGSDPFIVLSTDDLDATVDAAVFARMDNAGQVCNGGKRFIVADGLYDDFVGRFTEKLLAASEGSPLSSVTAADNLDAQVATAVAGGAELTTAGERKGAFYPSGVLSGITTDNPAYHQELFGPVAMVFRAADEDDAVRIANDTPYGLGSYVFSSDPAQAQRVAEQIEAGMVFVNGVGLDAAELPFGGVKRSGFGRELGRFGMEEFVNKKLIRTV; encoded by the coding sequence ATGACCGAGATCGAGTACGCCGTCCGCAACCCCGCCACGGGCGAGCTGGTCGAGACCTTCCCCACCGCCACCGACGCCGAGGTGCGTGCGGCGGTCGACGCCGCGGCGGCGGCGTACACGAGCTGGGGCCGGACGTCCACGGTCGCCGACCGGGCCGCGCTGATCCGCCGGGTCGCCGAGCTGCACCGCGAGCGCAGCGCCGAGCTGGCCGCGGCGATGGTCGAGGAGATGGGCAAGCCGCTCAGCGACGCCGAGGGCGAGGTCGACTTCTCGGCCTCGATCTACGAGTTCTACGCCGACAACGCCGAGCGCTTCCTCGCCGACGAGGAGATCCCGCTCGGCGAGGGCGAGGGCACCGCGGTCATCCGCCGGATGCCGGTCGGCGTGCTGCTCGGGATCATGCCGTGGAACTTCCCCGTCTACCAGATCGCCCGCTTCGCCGGCCCCAACCTCGCGACCGGCAACACGATCGTCCTCAAGCACGCGCCGCAGTGCCCGCGCTCCGCCGCCCTGCAGGAGCAGATCTTCAAGGACGCCGGCTTCCCCGAGGGCGCCTACGTCAACATCTACGCCACCAACGAGCAGATTGCGGACGTGATCGCCGACCCGCGCGTCCAGGGCGTCTCGCTGACCGGCTCCGAGCGCGCCGGCGCGGCCGTCGCCGAGATCGCCGGGCGCAACCTCAAGAAGGTCGTGCTCGAGCTCGGCGGCTCGGACCCGTTCATCGTGCTCTCGACCGACGACCTCGACGCCACCGTCGACGCCGCGGTGTTCGCGCGGATGGACAACGCCGGCCAGGTCTGCAACGGCGGCAAGCGCTTCATCGTCGCCGACGGCCTGTACGACGACTTCGTCGGCCGCTTCACCGAGAAGCTCCTCGCCGCCTCCGAGGGCTCCCCGCTGTCGTCGGTCACCGCGGCCGACAACCTCGACGCCCAGGTGGCGACGGCGGTCGCCGGCGGCGCCGAGCTGACCACCGCGGGCGAGCGCAAGGGTGCGTTCTACCCCAGCGGCGTGCTGTCGGGGATCACGACCGACAACCCGGCGTACCACCAGGAGCTGTTCGGCCCGGTCGCCATGGTGTTCCGCGCCGCCGACGAGGACGACGCCGTCCGGATCGCCAACGACACGCCCTACGGCCTGGGCTCCTACGTGTTCTCGAGCGACCCGGCCCAGGCCCAGCGGGTCGCCGAGCAGATCGAGGCCGGCATGGTCTTCGTCAACGGCGTCGGCCTGGACGCGGCCGAGCTGCCCTTCGGCGGCGTGAAGCGCTCCGGCTTCGGCCGCGAGCTGGGCCGCTTCGGCATGGAGGAGTTCGTCAACAAGAAGCTCATCCGCACCGTCTGA
- a CDS encoding lipid II:glycine glycyltransferase FemX, which translates to MPSVRPISPTEHRDYLATLPSASFLQTPGWGKVKSEWRSESLGWFDDEGKQVGVALVLYRQLPRLKRFLAYLPEGPVIDWADDDLAAWLDPMVAHLRKQGAFAVRIGPPVVTRRWTTAQVKEGIADADVRLLSQIPPAERNPIGARTVAQLHELGWRHQGVEGGFAAGQPQFVFQVPLRHADGTQRTEDEVLKGMNQLWRRNIKKAAKEGVEVATGSREDLKAFHELYVHTAERDHFTPRPLRYFETMYDALRADGEERFTLWMGRHEGDLVASTIAIRVGEHAWYSYGASSTEKREVRGSNAVQWAMIRDAIAAGAAVYDLRGITETLDADDPHVGLIQFKVGTGGEAVEHAGEWDLPVNRALYKAFQVYLARRG; encoded by the coding sequence ATGCCCAGCGTGCGCCCGATCAGCCCGACCGAGCACCGCGACTACCTCGCCACGCTGCCATCGGCGAGCTTCCTGCAGACCCCCGGCTGGGGGAAGGTGAAGTCCGAGTGGCGCAGCGAGTCGCTCGGGTGGTTCGACGACGAGGGGAAGCAGGTCGGCGTCGCCCTGGTGCTCTACCGCCAGCTGCCGAGGCTCAAGCGCTTCCTCGCCTACCTGCCCGAGGGGCCGGTGATCGACTGGGCGGACGACGACCTCGCCGCGTGGCTCGACCCGATGGTGGCGCACCTGAGGAAGCAGGGTGCGTTCGCCGTACGGATCGGCCCGCCGGTGGTGACCCGCCGCTGGACCACCGCGCAGGTCAAGGAGGGCATCGCCGACGCCGACGTGCGGCTGCTCAGCCAGATCCCGCCGGCCGAGCGCAACCCCATCGGCGCGCGCACCGTCGCCCAGCTGCACGAGCTCGGCTGGCGCCACCAGGGTGTCGAGGGCGGCTTCGCCGCGGGCCAGCCGCAGTTCGTCTTCCAGGTCCCGCTGCGCCACGCCGACGGCACGCAGCGCACCGAGGACGAGGTCCTCAAGGGCATGAACCAGCTCTGGCGCCGCAACATCAAGAAGGCCGCCAAGGAGGGCGTCGAGGTCGCCACCGGCAGCCGCGAGGACCTCAAGGCCTTCCACGAGCTCTACGTGCACACCGCCGAGCGCGACCACTTCACGCCGCGTCCGCTGCGCTACTTCGAGACCATGTACGACGCCCTCCGCGCCGACGGCGAGGAGCGGTTCACGCTCTGGATGGGCCGGCACGAGGGCGACCTGGTCGCCTCGACGATCGCGATCCGGGTCGGCGAGCACGCGTGGTACTCCTACGGCGCCTCCTCCACCGAGAAGCGCGAGGTCCGCGGCTCCAACGCGGTGCAGTGGGCGATGATCCGCGACGCGATCGCCGCCGGCGCGGCGGTCTACGACCTGCGCGGCATCACCGAGACCCTCGACGCCGACGACCCGCACGTCGGGCTGATCCAGTTCAAGGTCGGCACCGGCGGCGAGGCGGTCGAGCACGCCGGCGAGTGGGACCTGCCGGTCAACCGGGCCCTCTACAAGGCCTTCCAGGTCTACCTGGCGC